In one window of Eubalaena glacialis isolate mEubGla1 chromosome 13, mEubGla1.1.hap2.+ XY, whole genome shotgun sequence DNA:
- the NKX2-2 gene encoding homeobox protein Nkx-2.2 isoform X1 produces the protein MSLTNTKTGFSVKDILDLPDTNDEEGSVAEGPEEESEGPEPAKRAGPLGQGALDTVQSLPLKNPFYDSSDNPYTRWLASTEGLQYSLHGLAAGAAPQDSSSKSPEPSADESPDNDKETPGGGGDAGKKRKRRVLFSKAQTYELERRFRQQRYLSAPEREHLASLIRLTPTQVKIWFQNHRYKMKRARAEKGMEVTPLPSPRRVAVPVLVRDGKPCHALKAQDLAAATFQAGIPFSAYSAQSLQHMQYNAQYSSAGTPQYPTAHPLVQAQQWTW, from the exons ATGTCGCTGACCAACACAAAGACGGGGTTTTCGGTCAAGGACATCTTGGACCTGCCGGACACCAACGATGAGGAGGGCTCGGTGGCCGAAGGGCCGGAGGAGGAGAGCGAGGGGCCGGAGCCCGCCAAGAGGGCCGGGCCGCTGGGGCAGGGCGCCCTGGACACGGTGCAGAGCCTGCCCCTGAAGAACCCCTTCTACGACAGCAGCGACAACCCGTACACGCGCTGGCTGGCCAGCACCGAGGGCCTCCAGTACTCCC TGCATGGGCTGGCAGCCGGCGCGGCGCCCCAGGACTCGAGTTCTAAGTCCCCGGAGCCCTCGGCCGACGAGTCACCGGACAATGACAAGGAGACCCCCGGCGGCGGAGGGGACGCCGGCAAGAAGCGGAAGCGGCGGGTGCTCTTCTCCAAGGCGCAGACCTACGAGCTGGAGCGGCGCTTCCGGCAGCAGCGGTACCTGTCGGCGCCAGAGCGCGAACACCTGGCCAGCCTCATCCGCCTCACGCCCACGCAGGTCAAGATCTGGTTCCAGAACCACCGCTACAAGATGAAGCGCGCCCGGGCAGAGAAAGGTATGGAGGTGACGCCCCTGCCCTCGCCGCGCCGGGTGGCCGTGCCCGTTTTGGTCAGGGACGGCAAACCGTGCCACGCGCTCAAAGCCCAGGACCTGGCAGCTGCCACCTTCCAGGCGGGCATCCCCTTTTCGGCCTACAGCGCGCAGTCTCTGCAACACATGCAGTACAACGCCCAGTACAGCTCGGCCGGCACCCCCCAGTACCCGACAGCACACCCCCTGGTCCAGGCCCAGCAGTGGACTTGGTGA
- the NKX2-2 gene encoding homeobox protein Nkx-2.2 isoform X2 yields MISSARHSPPKYAPTLVHGLAAGAAPQDSSSKSPEPSADESPDNDKETPGGGGDAGKKRKRRVLFSKAQTYELERRFRQQRYLSAPEREHLASLIRLTPTQVKIWFQNHRYKMKRARAEKGMEVTPLPSPRRVAVPVLVRDGKPCHALKAQDLAAATFQAGIPFSAYSAQSLQHMQYNAQYSSAGTPQYPTAHPLVQAQQWTW; encoded by the exons ATGATCTCCTCCGCGCGCCACTCCCCCCCAAAATACGCACCCACACTGG TGCATGGGCTGGCAGCCGGCGCGGCGCCCCAGGACTCGAGTTCTAAGTCCCCGGAGCCCTCGGCCGACGAGTCACCGGACAATGACAAGGAGACCCCCGGCGGCGGAGGGGACGCCGGCAAGAAGCGGAAGCGGCGGGTGCTCTTCTCCAAGGCGCAGACCTACGAGCTGGAGCGGCGCTTCCGGCAGCAGCGGTACCTGTCGGCGCCAGAGCGCGAACACCTGGCCAGCCTCATCCGCCTCACGCCCACGCAGGTCAAGATCTGGTTCCAGAACCACCGCTACAAGATGAAGCGCGCCCGGGCAGAGAAAGGTATGGAGGTGACGCCCCTGCCCTCGCCGCGCCGGGTGGCCGTGCCCGTTTTGGTCAGGGACGGCAAACCGTGCCACGCGCTCAAAGCCCAGGACCTGGCAGCTGCCACCTTCCAGGCGGGCATCCCCTTTTCGGCCTACAGCGCGCAGTCTCTGCAACACATGCAGTACAACGCCCAGTACAGCTCGGCCGGCACCCCCCAGTACCCGACAGCACACCCCCTGGTCCAGGCCCAGCAGTGGACTTGGTGA